A genomic segment from Actinomadura hallensis encodes:
- the nusA gene encoding transcription termination factor NusA has translation MTALRGLESEKDISLEVAVKAIEDALLIAYHRTEGAAPKARVELDRETGHVTVWATEIDDEGNEVREYDDTPTGFGRIAATTAKQVILQRLRDAEDELTFGEYAGREGDIVSGIIQQGKDPRNVLVDLGRIEAVLPPQEQVPGERYEHGDRLRAYVVQVRKGHRGPSVQLSRTHPNLVRKLFALEVPEIADGTVEIAAIAREAGHRTKIAVRSRKAGVNAKGACIGPLGSRVRNVMAELHGEKIDIVDWSEDPAEFVGNALSPARVSSVEVVDADARVARVVVPDYQLSLAIGKEGQNARLAARLTGWRIDIRSDTEPAPPGESAESGGAGESGSSPPEAHATGPADASAR, from the coding sequence ATGACCGCCCTACGGGGCCTGGAGAGCGAGAAGGACATCTCGCTGGAGGTGGCCGTCAAGGCCATCGAGGACGCCCTGCTGATCGCCTACCACCGGACGGAGGGCGCCGCGCCGAAGGCGCGCGTCGAACTCGACCGGGAGACCGGGCACGTCACGGTCTGGGCGACCGAGATCGACGACGAGGGCAACGAGGTCCGGGAATACGACGACACCCCGACCGGTTTTGGACGCATCGCGGCGACCACCGCCAAGCAGGTCATCCTGCAGCGCCTCCGCGACGCCGAGGACGAGCTGACGTTCGGCGAGTACGCCGGCCGCGAGGGCGACATCGTCAGCGGCATCATCCAGCAGGGCAAGGACCCGCGGAACGTGCTGGTCGACCTCGGCCGGATCGAGGCCGTCCTGCCGCCGCAGGAGCAGGTCCCCGGCGAGCGCTACGAGCACGGCGACCGGCTGCGCGCCTACGTGGTGCAGGTCCGCAAGGGCCACCGCGGCCCGTCGGTGCAGCTGTCGCGGACGCACCCGAACCTCGTGCGCAAGCTGTTCGCCCTGGAGGTCCCCGAGATCGCCGACGGCACGGTGGAGATCGCGGCGATCGCCCGCGAGGCCGGCCACCGCACCAAGATCGCGGTCCGCTCGCGCAAGGCGGGCGTGAACGCCAAGGGCGCGTGCATCGGCCCGCTCGGCAGCCGGGTCCGCAACGTGATGGCCGAGCTGCACGGCGAGAAGATCGACATCGTCGACTGGTCCGAGGATCCCGCCGAGTTCGTCGGGAATGCGCTGTCGCCCGCGCGGGTTTCCTCTGTAGAGGTCGTCGACGCCGACGCGCGGGTCGCCCGGGTGGTCGTGCCCGACTACCAGCTCTCCCTCGCCATCGGCAAGGAGGGCCAGAACGCGAGGCTCGCCGCCCGGCTGACGGGGTGGCGGATCGACATCCGGTCCGACACCGAGCCCGCGCCGCCCGGCGAGTCCGCCGAATCCGGCGGGGCGGGCGAATCGGGCTCTTCTCCGCCGGAGGCCCATGCGACGGGTCCCGCCGACGCGTCGGCGCGGTAG
- a CDS encoding sugar ABC transporter permease — MSTDIPEGKETALRLADSDFATDRREHDVKSAVIDYWNRLKAGELGALPAIIGLASLFVLFTILRPETFLSTGNIANLATQALPITILAMGLVFVLLVGEIDLSAGVASGLCAALMAKLLVDVGQPWYVAVISAIAAGIIIGAAIGWMVAILRIPSFVVSLAFFLGLQGITLWLIGEGGTVPVRDEVIVAIASRNMPIWLGWALAAVCAAGYTATQLLRWRSQQSRHLYSKPIELVLAQCAVVSAVLMGATYVLSLDRAASPLIELAGIPWGVLLVGVLLIACTFVLSRTAFGRHIYAVGGNAEAARRAGINVTRIRISVFMIGSGMAAISGIVAASRLSSVATNAGAGNTLLYAVGAAVIGGTSLFGGRGKARDAVFGGLVIATIENGLGLLGTKAYLSFLITGVVLLLAASMDALARRRRSNVGR, encoded by the coding sequence GTGTCCACCGACATCCCCGAAGGCAAGGAGACCGCCTTGAGACTGGCGGACTCGGATTTCGCGACGGACCGCCGCGAACACGACGTGAAGTCCGCGGTGATCGACTACTGGAACCGGCTCAAGGCCGGTGAACTCGGCGCGCTCCCGGCCATCATCGGCCTCGCGTCGCTGTTCGTCCTGTTCACGATCCTGAGGCCCGAGACGTTCCTCAGCACGGGCAACATCGCGAACCTGGCCACCCAGGCGCTCCCCATCACGATCCTCGCCATGGGCCTGGTGTTCGTGCTGCTGGTCGGGGAGATCGACCTGTCGGCGGGCGTGGCGAGCGGGCTCTGCGCGGCCCTGATGGCCAAGCTGCTCGTCGACGTCGGGCAGCCGTGGTACGTCGCGGTGATCAGCGCCATCGCGGCCGGCATCATCATCGGCGCCGCGATCGGCTGGATGGTCGCGATCCTGCGGATCCCCTCGTTCGTCGTCTCGCTGGCGTTCTTCCTCGGCCTGCAGGGCATCACCCTGTGGCTGATCGGCGAGGGCGGCACCGTGCCCGTCCGCGACGAGGTCATCGTGGCGATCGCCAGCCGGAACATGCCGATCTGGCTCGGCTGGGCGCTCGCCGCCGTCTGCGCCGCCGGCTACACCGCCACGCAGCTGCTGCGCTGGCGCAGCCAGCAGTCCCGCCACCTGTACTCCAAGCCGATCGAGCTCGTGCTCGCCCAGTGCGCCGTCGTCTCGGCCGTGCTCATGGGCGCCACGTACGTGCTCAGCCTGGACCGCGCCGCCAGCCCGCTGATCGAGCTGGCCGGCATCCCGTGGGGCGTGCTGCTCGTCGGGGTCCTGCTGATCGCGTGCACGTTCGTGCTCAGCCGCACGGCCTTCGGCCGGCACATCTACGCGGTCGGCGGCAACGCCGAGGCCGCGCGGCGGGCCGGCATCAACGTCACCCGCATCCGGATCTCCGTCTTCATGATCGGGTCCGGGATGGCGGCGATCAGCGGCATCGTGGCCGCGTCCCGGCTCAGCTCCGTCGCCACCAACGCCGGCGCCGGCAACACGCTGCTGTACGCGGTCGGCGCGGCCGTCATCGGCGGGACCAGCCTGTTCGGCGGACGCGGCAAGGCCCGCGACGCGGTGTTCGGCGGGCTCGTGATCGCCACCATCGAGAACGGGCTCGGCCTGCTCGGCACCAAGGCCTACCTCAGCTTCCTCATCACCGGAGTGGTGCTGCTGCTCGCCGCGAGCATGGACGCGCTGGCCAGGCGCCGGCGATCCAACGTGGGGAGATGA
- a CDS encoding TRM11 family SAM-dependent methyltransferase, with product MTTYGLLVSPSHNRVYAQAAASMVKAELAVFSERALGGRVHDIEERDVGGVPYVTFSADELTEQDIRLLSNLSSLYALFQFEGDLLRPVALQPLDLFGSDLLTIQKYSGKTNEYFTKLLLNVTAMASDSPMDLVTGRPRVFDPMCGRGTTLNQAMMYGLDAAGMDIDGKDFDSYAAFIKTWLRNNRVKHKAEITNVRREKAVIGRRLHVTLAPTKELYKSGETMEITVVHADALEAGRFFRPASFDLIVTDAPYGVQHGSRPKGGRPPGGQGGRGGRLSRSPVELLAAAVPEWARLLRPGGAIGISWNTFVGRREDLAEILASSGFRVHDSDAHRSFRHRVDQAISRDLITAQKPPARKARA from the coding sequence ATGACCACGTACGGCCTTCTCGTCTCCCCCTCGCACAACCGGGTCTACGCCCAGGCGGCCGCAAGCATGGTGAAAGCCGAGCTGGCGGTGTTCAGTGAACGGGCTCTCGGCGGGCGCGTCCACGACATCGAAGAGAGGGACGTCGGGGGCGTCCCGTACGTGACGTTCTCCGCGGACGAGCTGACGGAACAGGACATCCGCCTTCTGTCCAACCTGTCGTCGCTCTACGCGCTGTTCCAGTTCGAGGGCGACCTGCTGCGCCCGGTCGCGCTCCAGCCCCTCGACCTGTTCGGCAGCGACCTGCTGACGATCCAGAAGTACTCCGGCAAGACGAACGAGTACTTCACCAAGCTTCTGCTGAACGTCACCGCCATGGCGAGCGACTCCCCCATGGACCTGGTCACCGGCCGCCCGCGCGTGTTCGACCCCATGTGCGGCCGCGGCACCACCCTCAACCAGGCCATGATGTACGGGCTGGACGCCGCCGGGATGGACATCGACGGCAAGGACTTCGACTCCTACGCGGCCTTCATCAAGACCTGGCTGAGGAACAACCGGGTCAAGCACAAGGCGGAGATCACCAACGTGCGCCGGGAGAAGGCCGTCATCGGGCGCCGCCTCCACGTCACGCTGGCCCCGACGAAGGAGCTGTACAAGAGCGGCGAGACGATGGAGATCACCGTCGTGCACGCCGACGCCCTGGAGGCGGGCCGGTTCTTCCGCCCCGCCTCCTTCGACCTGATCGTCACCGACGCCCCGTACGGCGTCCAGCACGGCAGCCGCCCCAAGGGCGGGCGGCCGCCGGGCGGGCAGGGCGGCAGGGGCGGGCGGCTGTCGCGCAGCCCGGTCGAGCTGCTCGCGGCGGCCGTGCCCGAATGGGCGCGGCTCCTGCGTCCGGGCGGCGCCATCGGGATCTCGTGGAACACCTTCGTCGGCCGCCGCGAGGACCTCGCGGAGATCCTCGCCTCCAGCGGCTTCCGGGTCCACGACTCCGACGCGCACCGCTCCTTCCGCCACCGCGTCGACCAGGCCATCTCGCGCGACCTGATCACCGCGCAGAAGCCGCCCGCCCGGAAGGCGCGCGCCTAG
- the rimP gene encoding ribosome maturation factor RimP, with translation MSVESPGGRAQGGRGRNGRREAGDGGGARRPASPRPGRDAAVAELTRLLTPAVERAGFDLEEVDVRPAGRRRLVRVVVDGDDGVGLDDIARLSETASGLLDESDVMGASPYVLEVTSPGVDRPLTEPRHWRRNVGRLVVAPLADGGQIEGRIAAADDESVEIDVVAKGRGKGARAKGGGSAGTAGSKAAGTPTVRRRFGYGELGRGRVQVEFKPPGAPSPGNDSPAGAEGTRSPAEPD, from the coding sequence ATGAGCGTCGAGTCCCCCGGTGGACGCGCTCAAGGGGGGCGCGGACGGAACGGGCGCCGGGAGGCCGGCGACGGCGGCGGCGCGCGCCGGCCCGCCTCGCCGCGCCCGGGGCGCGACGCCGCCGTCGCCGAGCTGACCCGCCTGCTGACCCCGGCGGTGGAGCGGGCGGGGTTCGACCTTGAGGAGGTCGACGTGCGGCCCGCGGGCCGCCGCCGCCTCGTCAGGGTCGTCGTGGACGGCGACGACGGGGTCGGCCTCGACGACATCGCCCGGCTGAGCGAGACCGCGTCCGGACTGCTCGACGAGTCCGACGTCATGGGCGCCTCGCCGTACGTGCTGGAGGTGACCTCCCCCGGCGTCGACCGCCCCCTGACCGAGCCGCGGCACTGGCGCCGCAACGTCGGCCGGCTGGTCGTCGCCCCGCTCGCGGACGGCGGCCAGATCGAGGGCCGCATCGCGGCGGCCGACGACGAGTCCGTCGAGATCGACGTCGTCGCCAAGGGCCGGGGCAAGGGAGCCCGCGCGAAGGGCGGCGGGTCCGCCGGGACCGCCGGGTCGAAGGCCGCCGGCACGCCGACCGTGCGGCGCCGGTTCGGCTACGGCGAGCTGGGGCGTGGCCGAGTGCAGGTGGAGTTCAAGCCCCCAGGGGCGCCGTCCCCGGGGAACGATTCTCCTGCCGGGGCCGAGGGAACGCGTTCTCCGGCTGAGCCGGACTAG
- a CDS encoding sugar ABC transporter substrate-binding protein — translation MRKGILSLMAVMTAGALTLTACGDESDDAGASGEVKGKVGVILPDTASSDRWESFDRPYLKQAFDAAGVESDIQNAEGSAQRFQTIADQMLTSGVTVLVLTGLDSNSAAAVQRKAQAQGVKTIDYDRLTLGGVADYYVSFDNVKVGEELGKGLQQCLGDEKSNIVYLNGAPTDNNATLFSQGAHNILDKNANYTKVAEQAVPDWSAEKGATIFEQMWTEEQGEIDGVLAANDNLGNAVISILKKNKQAGKVPVTGQDATVQGLQNILDGTQCMTVYKPVKQEADAAAKLAVSLIKGEKAETNGTTNDPEGKRDVPSVLLTPIGVNKDNVKQVVDDGFVKAEDLCKGAYAEKCKDAGIQ, via the coding sequence ATGCGCAAGGGGATCCTCAGCCTGATGGCCGTGATGACGGCCGGGGCGCTCACACTCACCGCCTGCGGGGACGAATCCGACGACGCCGGAGCCTCCGGCGAGGTCAAGGGCAAGGTCGGCGTGATCCTGCCCGACACCGCCTCGTCCGACCGCTGGGAGAGCTTCGACCGTCCGTACCTGAAGCAGGCGTTCGACGCGGCCGGCGTCGAGAGCGACATCCAGAACGCGGAGGGCTCGGCCCAGCGGTTCCAGACGATCGCCGACCAGATGCTCACCAGCGGCGTGACCGTCCTGGTCCTCACCGGCCTCGACTCCAACTCCGCGGCCGCCGTCCAGCGCAAGGCCCAGGCGCAGGGCGTCAAGACCATCGACTACGACCGGCTCACGCTCGGCGGCGTCGCCGACTACTACGTCTCGTTCGACAACGTGAAGGTCGGCGAGGAGCTCGGCAAGGGCCTCCAGCAGTGCCTGGGCGACGAGAAGTCGAACATCGTCTACCTGAACGGCGCCCCGACCGACAACAACGCGACCCTGTTCTCCCAGGGCGCGCACAACATCCTCGACAAGAACGCCAACTACACGAAGGTCGCCGAGCAGGCCGTCCCGGACTGGAGCGCCGAGAAGGGCGCCACGATCTTCGAGCAGATGTGGACCGAGGAGCAGGGTGAGATCGACGGCGTGCTGGCCGCCAACGACAACCTCGGCAACGCGGTCATCTCGATCCTGAAGAAGAACAAGCAGGCCGGCAAGGTCCCGGTCACCGGCCAGGACGCGACCGTCCAGGGCCTGCAGAACATCCTCGACGGCACCCAGTGCATGACGGTCTACAAGCCGGTCAAGCAGGAGGCCGACGCCGCCGCCAAGCTCGCCGTCTCCCTGATCAAGGGCGAGAAGGCCGAGACCAACGGGACCACCAACGACCCCGAGGGCAAGCGCGACGTCCCGTCCGTGCTGCTGACCCCGATCGGCGTCAACAAGGACAACGTCAAGCAGGTCGTGGACGACGGCTTCGTCAAGGCCGAGGACCTCTGCAAGGGCGCCTACGCGGAGAAGTGCAAGGACGCGGGCATCCAGTAG
- a CDS encoding ATP-binding cassette domain-containing protein — translation MAENGDPVLRLTGLNKSFGAVHVLHDVDFTVRRGEVMALVGDNGAGKSTLIKCIAGIHPIDSGQIEFEGRPVTIDGPRTASELGIEVVYQDLALADNLDIVQNMFLGRERRRGLVLDEPSMEVAARETLARLSVRTVKSVRQQVASLSGGQRQTVAIAKAALWESKVVILDEPTAALGVAQTRQVLDLVRRLADTGHGVVLISHNMNDVFEVADRITALYLGRVAADVARTEVTHGQVVELITAGRSGDLGLAPQTAAESI, via the coding sequence GTGGCTGAAAACGGAGACCCCGTCCTCCGCCTGACCGGGCTCAACAAGAGCTTCGGCGCCGTCCATGTGCTGCACGACGTGGACTTCACGGTGCGGCGCGGCGAGGTGATGGCCCTCGTCGGCGACAACGGCGCAGGGAAGTCCACCCTCATCAAGTGCATCGCCGGCATCCACCCCATCGACTCGGGCCAGATCGAGTTCGAGGGCCGCCCGGTGACCATCGACGGTCCGCGCACCGCGTCCGAACTGGGGATCGAGGTCGTCTACCAGGACCTCGCCCTCGCCGACAACCTCGACATCGTGCAGAACATGTTCCTCGGCCGCGAGCGGCGCAGGGGCCTCGTGCTGGACGAGCCGTCGATGGAGGTGGCGGCCCGTGAGACCCTCGCCCGGCTGTCGGTCCGCACCGTCAAGTCCGTGCGCCAGCAGGTCGCGAGCCTGTCCGGCGGGCAGCGGCAGACCGTCGCGATCGCCAAGGCCGCGCTGTGGGAGTCCAAGGTCGTGATCCTGGACGAGCCGACCGCCGCGCTCGGCGTCGCCCAGACCCGCCAGGTGCTCGACCTCGTCCGGCGCCTCGCCGACACCGGCCACGGCGTCGTGCTCATCTCCCACAACATGAACGACGTGTTCGAGGTGGCCGACCGCATCACCGCGCTGTACCTCGGCCGGGTCGCGGCGGACGTCGCCCGGACCGAGGTCACCCACGGCCAGGTCGTGGAACTCATCACCGCCGGCCGATCCGGCGATCTCGGCCTCGCGCCGCAGACCGCCGCCGAGAGCATCTGA
- a CDS encoding HAD family hydrolase, whose amino-acid sequence MGVQAVIFDWGGTLTPWHDLELADMWRAICSAHLPPEDVEKAAAALAEAELELWRRGAEEHRSATLAEAFEMAGIEPTEELLATHFETWTPHTHTDPAVPGLFHALRGHGIRIGVLSNTIWSREWHERVFARDNVLDLLDGAVYSSEIPWTKPHANAFRAAMDAVGATDPASCVFVGDRPYDDIHGAKSAGLRAVQILHQTTPAFERPGLVPPDARIRGLDELMPHIERWI is encoded by the coding sequence ATGGGCGTACAAGCAGTGATCTTTGACTGGGGCGGCACGCTGACCCCGTGGCACGACCTCGAACTGGCCGACATGTGGCGCGCGATCTGCTCCGCCCACCTTCCCCCCGAGGACGTCGAGAAGGCCGCCGCGGCGCTCGCCGAGGCGGAACTCGAACTGTGGCGCCGCGGCGCCGAGGAGCACCGCAGCGCCACGCTGGCCGAGGCGTTCGAGATGGCCGGGATCGAGCCCACCGAGGAGCTCCTCGCCACCCACTTCGAGACCTGGACCCCGCACACGCACACCGACCCCGCCGTCCCCGGCCTGTTCCACGCCCTGCGCGGTCACGGCATCAGGATCGGCGTCCTGTCCAACACCATCTGGTCCCGCGAGTGGCACGAGCGCGTCTTCGCCCGCGACAACGTCCTCGACCTGCTCGACGGGGCCGTCTACTCCAGCGAGATCCCCTGGACCAAGCCGCACGCCAACGCGTTCCGCGCCGCCATGGACGCCGTCGGCGCCACCGACCCCGCCTCCTGCGTGTTCGTCGGCGACCGGCCCTACGACGACATCCACGGCGCCAAGTCCGCCGGGCTCCGCGCGGTCCAGATCCTCCACCAGACCACCCCGGCGTTCGAGCGGCCCGGCCTCGTCCCGCCCGACGCGCGGATCCGCGGGCTGGACGAGCTGATGCCCCACATCGAGCGCTGGATCTAG
- a CDS encoding ATP-binding cassette domain-containing protein yields the protein MSVTPTLDLRGIEKSYGSVKVLHDVAFSAYPGEVTALVGDNGAGKTTLVKCIGGIHAFDAGEYRFEGRPVRISGPREAARLGIEIVHQDLALCENLDIVENLFLGRERRRGLTLDESAMEEMARTTLSGLAVRTMGSVRRRVATLSGGQRQTVAIARAVLWDSKLVVLDEPAAALGIAQTQQVLEVVRRLADKGLAVVLISHNMNDVFAVSDRIAAMYLGRIVAQVRTADVTHRQVVELITSGASGELGLRR from the coding sequence ATGTCAGTGACGCCAACGCTGGACCTGCGCGGCATCGAGAAGAGCTACGGCTCGGTGAAGGTCCTCCACGACGTCGCGTTCTCCGCGTACCCCGGCGAGGTCACCGCGCTCGTGGGCGACAACGGCGCGGGAAAGACGACCCTCGTCAAGTGCATCGGCGGCATCCACGCGTTCGACGCGGGGGAGTACCGCTTCGAGGGCCGCCCGGTGCGGATCTCCGGTCCCCGCGAGGCCGCCCGCCTCGGCATCGAGATCGTCCACCAGGACCTCGCGCTCTGCGAGAACCTCGACATCGTCGAGAACCTCTTCCTCGGCCGGGAGCGGCGCCGCGGCCTCACCCTGGACGAGAGCGCGATGGAGGAGATGGCGCGCACGACGCTGTCCGGCCTCGCGGTCCGCACGATGGGCTCGGTCCGGCGGCGGGTCGCGACCCTGTCGGGCGGCCAGCGGCAGACCGTCGCGATCGCCCGCGCCGTCCTGTGGGACAGCAAGCTCGTGGTCCTGGACGAGCCCGCCGCCGCGCTCGGCATCGCGCAGACCCAGCAGGTGCTGGAGGTCGTGCGGCGGCTCGCCGACAAGGGCCTGGCCGTCGTGCTGATCTCGCACAACATGAACGACGTCTTCGCGGTCTCCGACCGGATCGCGGCGATGTACCTCGGCCGGATCGTGGCCCAGGTCCGCACCGCGGACGTCACCCACCGGCAGGTCGTCGAGCTGATCACCTCGGGTGCCAGCGGAGAGCTGGGGCTGCGCCGATGA
- a CDS encoding DUF4439 domain-containing protein, translated as MPKAVPRMPGTVSRRALLRRGAVLGGAALLPPWTAGCTPETVMHDDVPVLAGAIASEQNLIASYEAVLSAQPSLAARLDPVLARHREHLAVLKRHYVPGSGDRADEGGGIPAPRAVPMPGGPGGDGALEALRRAEDRAAAARTADAAKAAPELAQLLASVGACEAGHAMLASGGPPAVRSRSDAEAVRAALRAEHAAVYGYGVLGARLRGPLRRTATAVWNDHRDRRDRLESILSGEPAAAAAAYRLPVRVTSARSAALLAAELEDGLVPAYVALAGSPAPDLRAFAADGARRARARSAAWRSRAGAPAPEEAFPGLPGRARSPRPAPGE; from the coding sequence TTGCCGAAGGCCGTGCCGCGCATGCCCGGGACCGTGTCCCGCCGCGCGCTGCTGCGCCGCGGTGCCGTGCTGGGCGGCGCCGCGCTGCTGCCGCCGTGGACGGCGGGATGCACCCCCGAGACCGTCATGCACGACGACGTGCCGGTGCTGGCCGGGGCCATCGCGTCGGAGCAGAACCTGATCGCCTCCTACGAGGCCGTCCTGTCGGCGCAGCCGTCGCTCGCCGCGCGCCTGGACCCCGTCCTCGCCCGCCACCGCGAGCATCTCGCCGTGCTGAAGCGCCACTACGTCCCAGGCTCGGGCGACCGGGCCGACGAGGGCGGCGGCATCCCGGCGCCGCGCGCGGTCCCGATGCCGGGCGGCCCGGGCGGGGACGGCGCCCTGGAGGCGCTGCGCCGGGCGGAGGACCGGGCGGCCGCGGCGCGGACGGCCGACGCGGCGAAGGCGGCGCCGGAGCTGGCCCAGCTGCTGGCGAGCGTCGGGGCCTGCGAGGCGGGCCACGCCATGCTGGCCTCGGGCGGGCCCCCGGCCGTCCGGTCGCGGTCCGACGCCGAGGCGGTCCGCGCCGCGCTGAGGGCCGAGCACGCGGCCGTCTACGGGTACGGGGTGCTCGGCGCCCGGCTGCGCGGGCCGCTCAGGCGGACCGCCACCGCGGTCTGGAACGACCACCGCGACCGGCGCGACCGGCTGGAGTCGATCCTGTCCGGCGAGCCGGCCGCCGCCGCGGCCGCCTACCGGCTGCCCGTCCGGGTCACCTCCGCGCGCAGCGCCGCCCTGCTCGCGGCCGAACTGGAGGACGGCCTCGTCCCGGCCTACGTCGCCCTCGCCGGGAGCCCGGCTCCCGACCTGCGCGCCTTCGCCGCCGACGGCGCGCGGCGGGCCCGCGCGAGGTCGGCCGCGTGGCGCTCCCGGGCGGGCGCCCCGGCGCCGGAGGAGGCGTTCCCCGGGCTGCCCGGGCGGGCGCGGTCGCCGCGTCCGGCGCCGGGCGAGTGA
- a CDS encoding DUF448 domain-containing protein, protein MRRVPPTRRRGRLMTRGRAASVRTCVGCRVRTAKSGLLRLVAVEGVVVPDPRGRLPGRGAHLHPDLECLELAERRRAFPRAFRVPGPLDTGALRAWLAEHAARQQDGQMVSDV, encoded by the coding sequence ATGCGACGGGTCCCGCCGACGCGTCGGCGCGGTAGACTCATGACACGTGGCCGGGCGGCCTCTGTGCGCACGTGCGTGGGCTGCCGGGTTCGCACGGCAAAATCCGGCTTGCTGCGTCTGGTGGCGGTCGAGGGCGTCGTCGTCCCCGACCCCCGCGGGCGGCTGCCGGGACGGGGTGCGCATCTGCATCCCGACCTGGAGTGCCTCGAGCTCGCAGAGCGGCGTCGGGCGTTCCCGAGGGCGTTCCGCGTCCCGGGCCCGCTCGACACCGGTGCGCTGCGAGCGTGGCTTGCGGAGCACGCCGCGCGGCAGCAGGATGGCCAAATGGTAAGCGACGTCTAG
- a CDS encoding ROK family transcriptional regulator encodes MRGGPSQEDIRRHNLGTLLRFVHLRGPASRATLAESLGLNRSTIMALTADLTAAGLVREELPRGPGRRAGRPSLVVRPESTRVYVLAFEVGVDRLVVARVGLGGVILDRREGVRARGSDPAELLSVLVAAARSLVRKAERDAVCVGATLGFPGTVRRSDDTIMFGPNLDVGELRLGDALSRRLGLGIPVSVCNDANLGALAEHERGAGVGCDNLIYLHGDVGVGGGIIAHGRLLGGDEGYGGEIGHMIVNPGGRRCACGSKGCLEAEVGERTLLAHAGREEIPDQPGRDAVRAVVAAADAGDIAAREALQRVGSWLGLGVANLVNVFNPGLVIFGGTLRDIYLGAAAQIRSVMAAGALAAPREKVKLRTAALGDDTTLVGAAEFAFAEVLSDPVQVLTRLRTPEDSRV; translated from the coding sequence ATGAGGGGCGGCCCGTCACAAGAGGACATCCGGCGACACAACCTCGGGACGCTGCTGCGTTTCGTGCACCTGCGGGGCCCGGCCTCGCGCGCCACGCTCGCCGAGTCGCTCGGCCTCAACCGCAGCACGATCATGGCGCTGACCGCCGACCTCACCGCCGCGGGGCTCGTCCGCGAGGAACTGCCGCGCGGCCCCGGGCGCCGCGCCGGACGCCCGTCCCTCGTCGTCAGGCCCGAGTCCACCCGGGTCTACGTGCTGGCCTTCGAGGTCGGCGTCGACCGGCTCGTCGTCGCGCGGGTCGGGCTCGGCGGCGTCATCCTGGACCGCCGCGAGGGCGTCCGCGCCCGCGGATCCGACCCCGCCGAGCTGCTCAGCGTGCTGGTCGCCGCGGCGCGCTCCCTCGTCCGCAAGGCCGAACGCGACGCCGTCTGCGTCGGCGCGACGCTGGGCTTCCCCGGCACCGTCCGCCGCTCCGACGACACGATCATGTTCGGGCCCAACCTCGACGTCGGGGAGCTGCGGCTCGGGGACGCCCTGTCGCGCCGCCTCGGCCTCGGCATCCCCGTGTCGGTCTGCAACGACGCCAACCTCGGCGCGCTCGCCGAGCACGAGCGCGGCGCCGGGGTCGGCTGCGACAACCTCATCTACCTGCACGGCGACGTCGGCGTCGGCGGCGGCATCATCGCCCACGGGCGGCTGCTCGGCGGCGACGAGGGGTACGGCGGCGAGATCGGCCACATGATCGTCAATCCGGGCGGGCGGCGCTGCGCCTGCGGGTCGAAGGGCTGCCTGGAGGCCGAGGTGGGGGAGCGGACCCTGCTCGCCCACGCCGGCCGCGAGGAGATCCCGGACCAGCCGGGGCGCGACGCCGTGCGCGCGGTCGTCGCCGCCGCCGACGCCGGCGACATCGCCGCCCGGGAGGCGCTGCAGCGGGTCGGCAGCTGGCTCGGTCTCGGCGTCGCGAACCTCGTCAACGTCTTCAACCCCGGCCTGGTGATCTTCGGCGGGACGCTCCGCGACATCTACCTCGGCGCCGCCGCGCAGATCCGCAGCGTCATGGCCGCCGGCGCGCTGGCGGCGCCCCGCGAGAAGGTCAAGCTCCGCACCGCCGCCCTCGGCGACGACACGACCCTCGTGGGCGCCGCCGAGTTCGCGTTCGCCGAGGTCCTCTCCGACCCCGTGCAGGTGCTCACCCGCCTCCGGACGCCCGAGGACAGCCGCGTCTGA